DNA from Colletotrichum higginsianum IMI 349063 chromosome 7 map unlocalized unitig_7, whole genome shotgun sequence:
GGGAGAGCAGCCTTTCCCGCCGTCATGTGGTGGCGCTCTGCACAAGATTACACTCGCGAGAAAGCTGTATGCATACGGCAAGCAGGCCGACTACTTTGACTATCCGACTTGTCTCGGCTGGGTCAAATACGGCACCTGGGACCGACGCTTCGGCTGTGCTGTTGTGGCCAGCAACGCCGGCCCCGGGTCGAAGCGTATGCATGTCGGCGAGATgcacgccggcgaggtgTGGACCGATGTCCTCGGCTGGAACGATCGCGAGGTTACCATTGGGGATGACGGGTTTGGCGAGTTCGTGTGCTCCGGCACGTCCGTGAGCATTTTCGTCAACCGGGAGGCGGAAGGCAGAGATAAGTTCAACGAGGAATTGTGGGTGCCGATGCCTTTTAAACGTGCTTCCCCTCTAACGATTCACAGCGATTCCAACATCTACGAGGAGTAGGTACGAGTTCAAGGTTCTCAGTCAGCTGCCATGTGAAACTCACAGGAGATTTCCCCGTCGCGATGAGCGGGGCATCATCAACTTCCACGGGCGATTCTACGGAGTAGGGCTAGACGATGTAGGTCGGTCAATAAAACCAAAGCGCGCCCGAGGGTCAATTCCATGTCCAGAAAGACATAGCAAAGTCTCTCCATCACACTGTAGCGGTGAGACTGCTTGGACCTTGGAAATATGCTCCTTTGCCAGGTCAATTAGGTCCTTTGCGTTGGCTGTAAACAGCCCGGCCCTCAACAAACTCGGAGTCACCTTTGCCGACACCGGCGACAGCAAAGAATTTGTTCCGAACTCATCATCACAGCATTGCGTCTCGATGTTCTTGATATTAGTTGGTTTTTGGTGACTTACTCCCGACGACCGGGCCGGAACGAAGTGGATCCGGAGGGCCCGGCCCGGTTCGGACCCCAGCGGTATTGCATAGGACTTGTGCGTTTGGGGTAATAATCCGACATGCTGTGCAGACGACTGCGTGTGCCTGAACGGACCTAACTCTTTTGGGCCAGCTTTTGGGGTCGAAGGCATTGTAGCGGATGATCGATTTCTAAGACGCCGCGATAGACAGGTTGTCGAATCACCGATAGATGATGTTGACTGTTGAACACCCTTCACGTGCGGTTGCTACCACTGCTGTTGCGACGGTGAGACTGTTCGGCTCGGGTTCGAAGAATCATCCGAGTGTCGGCGGGCGAACAGAGAATTGCAAGGCCTCTCGTTTCCTTTTCGTGGCATTCCGTGCCTGTCCCCATTCAACATGACTGGCTTTTCCGTTTCGTCCAGCTCAGGGAACTCTATAATCTGGGTTCTCAATCGGCGAACAAAGACTTGAATACTGCCCGTCATTGACATAAGTACTTGTGCATCACCGAAAGCCCACAACTCAACACCCCCCGCAACGTTACAAGTCGAGACATCTTATCGCCGATGGTGGTCTGGTCGTCTGTCCCCACGTCGTATCCCCGCCGCAGAAGCCATTGGCCGAATCCAGCAAGTCAATGCGGAGTAGCTTCGCGGCATTTCATTCGGAAGCTTGCTCCGGTTCTCCTATCATCGGCCTTTCGATGAGGGCAGTAGAAAAATGAGCGTCTTTCACCCTCTACCGCTGCTGCGGCTCGCCTGCAAACCTGCATCTTCCAAACTACTGAGcgctcgtcttcctcgaTACCTCTTTCGTGATACCCTTTCTGCCCTCCCTCGATCCAGCATCgcccaacgtcgtcgtctcttCACATCTACCCCTCACAGACTTCGATCCAACCCCATCGCCAACATGTCCGACCTCTCCGTCGAGCTGACGGCCCCTAACGGAGTCAAGTACACTCAGCCGACCGGTCTCTTCATCAACAATGAGTTCGTCAAGTCTGCCAAGGGCGATACAATCGACTCGATAGACCCTGCGTGCGTGATCCTTATTTACCCCTGTCTCCTCGAGGACAAGCTGACATCCGGACCACAGCACTGAGGAGAAGATTGCGTCCGTCCAAGCTGCAGAGGCGGAAGACATTgacaaggccgtcaaggctGCGCACGCTGCTCTGAGACACGAGTCCTGGAAGGGGATTTCGGCGACGGATCGCGGCGCCATGATGTACAAGCTGGCCGACCTGATCGAGCAGCACAAGGAGACCCTCGCGACCATTGAGGCCTGGGACAACGGTACAGTCTTGCCCCTCTACTCATCGATAACGACAAGCGTATTGATGGATCGCAGGCAAGACATAcaacgacgccctcgagggtGACCTGGCAGAGTGCGTCACCGTCATCCGCTACTACGCCGGCTGGGCCGACAAGACCTACGGCCAGACCATCAGCACCATCCCTCAGAAGTTTGCCTACACGATCCGCCAGCCCATCGGCGTGGTCGCGCAAGTGCAAGTAGCCCCTTAACTCCCCAAGACGAGCATTGTTGGTGGTAAAAAAGTAAACAAACTGACCCTTTTGGTGTCTCAAGGATCCCTTGGAATTACCCGTTGTCCATGGCAACCTGGAAACTCGGGCCGGCGCTCGCCTGCGGCAACACCGTCGTGCTCAAAGCCGCCGAGCAGACGCCCCTCAGCATCCTGTTCCTCGGCACGCTCGTCCAGCAGGCCGGCTTCCCGCCCGGCGTGGTCAACTTCGTCAACGGCTACGGCcgcgtcgcgggcggcgccctcgtGGGCCACCCCCTGGTCGACAAGGTCGCCTTCACCGGcagtacggcgacggcccgGGCCATCAtgggcgaggcggccaagACGCTCAAGAACATCACCCTCGAGACCGGCGGCAAGTCGCCGCTGCTCGTCTTTGGCGACGCGGAcctcgagcaggccgtcAAGTGGTCGCACATGGGCATCATGTCGAACCAGGGCCAGATCTGCACGGCCACGTCGCGGATCCTGGTCCAGGAGTCCGTGTACGACGACTTCGTCCCCCGGTTCCTCGAGACGCTCAGGACCGTCAGCAAGGTCGGCAGCCAGTGGGACAAGGACACGTACCAGGGGCCCCAGGTGTCCAAGGTCCAGTACGAGCGCGTGCTGGAGTACATCGACATCgggaagaaggaaggggCCAcgctcgcggccggcggcgagcccCTGAAcatcggcggcaagggcaaggggTTCTTCGTCGCGCCCACCGTCTTCACCAACGTCACCACCAAAATGCGCGTGTGGGGCGAGGAGATcttcggccccgtcgtcgtcatcgccagcttcaagaccgaggaggacgccgtcgcgctGGCCAACGACAGCCAGtacggcctcggcgccgccgtcttcacgCAGAACGTCGAGCGCGCCCACCGCGTGGCGTCCGACATCGAGTCCGGCATGGTGTGGATCAACAGCACCCAGGACAGCGACCCCCGCGTGCCCTTTGGCGGCGTCAAGCAGAGCGGCATCGGCAgggagctgggcgaggccggcctAGAGGCCTACAGCCAGATCAAGGCTGTCCACGTCAACATGGGCACGAGGTTGTAGATTCTTGTTTCTCGATAGGCCTGGGAAGATTTGTATTATTTCTTTTTCAAACAGCGGGCAAAACATGGTTGATCTTGCTCCTACGGGTGTAATATTAGATCGTACCGACCCGGAAGCAATTGAACTTTTGTCCCGGACACGTCCCTAGACCCATCGCTACCAGCTCGGACGACCTCAACCTTGCTCTCTTCTCTCGGCATCAACAGCGTCGCCGTGGTGCTTGTCGGAACCGTCACCTTCATCCGcacgtcctcgccctcgcgctTGAAAATGACCTCGATGAGCCCGTAAGGACACTGAAAGGTCCCCTCGACAAGGTTGAACTCGGACTTCAGCGGCGGCTTGACCGTCCAGGTCCTGTAAGCGTCGTCcccgaccttgacgccgagAACCGCTTCGTAGAACCATTCGTAGATGGTCCCGAGCATGTCGTGGCACTTGCTCCGGCACGCGTCCTGCCAGAACTCATTCAGGGTCGTCTCACCGCGCCTCAGGAAGCGCATGTATGACGGGTGCTCCTCCTGCCGCGCCATGGCCATGACGATGTCGGGCCTGTCGACGTCGGTGAAGGTGTTCCACAGCCATTTGAGGCCGATCTCCCCGGCCCTGATCTTGCAGTccgcgacgtcgtccaggaAGGCTTGCCTTACGTCCGCAATGTGCTCTGCTGGGACGAGGTCGAATTGCAGCGCCATCGCCTGGGCGATCATGGTCCTGTCGTGGACGCCTGGGTTGTCCAGGGATGTGTAGAATGCGTACGGATGTTCCGTCTTGTCGGCCACAAGGAGGTGGCGGTTGTAGGCCTCGTAGATCCGATCTGCCCACTCGCGCCAAcgcttctcgtcctcggcgtaTCCCAGTTCGCGAGCCATCAGCTCAACGTTGCGGAGACACTTGTAGTAGATGGCCGTCTCGATGTTGGCTTGGTGGTTACCGAAGGCGATGTCCCTGCCCCAGTCACCAAGCCCGTGTTCGATCAACCCTCCCTGGCGCTCTTTCGTGCAAAGATACTCCATGTACCGTACACACGGTCGGTAGAGCTTGCCAAAGACATGCGTCGAGCCGTAGTACCGCTTGATTATCTCGGGAATCAAcgcgatggcgccgccccAGGTGATGGTGTCGTGGAGCGGGCCGCACATGTACCTGATCTCGGGGGCCATCGTGGGCACCAGCCCGTCGGACTcttgggcgtcgacgatATCGTCCAAGATCTTGGAGTGCAGCGCCTCGATGTCGCGGATATACTGCGTCGCCGGCGCGAGGAGGTGGGTGACCTCGAGCCACCCGAACTTCTCGATCTGGGGACAGTCGGTGTGGTAGCTGAAGAGGTTGCTGACGAAGGACCAGTAGCACATGTTGATGAGCGCGTTCgcgtcgtccttgtccgTCTTCAGCGTCCCCAGTCGTCGCGCGGCGGATGACACGTGGCGGCCGACGACAGAGTGGACGACGGGAAGATGTCCGCCCGGATCGAGCGATGCGCCTTCGATTTGGATGTATCTGGCGCTCGTGAAACTAAAGTCGGGGGCCCATGCCTCGATATCCCCCGTACCCGCCAGGGTGATCTTGGAGAAGACCTTGGTCTCGAAGTCCTTGAACAGCGGGTCGGGCATCAGGACtctgccgttgtcgtcgaggctTTCCGAGTATCGGACAatgacctcggcgccggctggCCCGCTGAGCTCGACCCTGATCATGGTAGAGGCATTCTGGCCCAGATCGAACGCCAAAACACCCGGCTCGAGCGTCTTCGTCGATACCGGCTGGAAGGTCTCGTGGAGTGTGACCGGCGGCTGACTCTGATATCGGAGCTTCCCTCGAGGACCGGTCACGGGCGTGGACGCCGACCAGGCCGAGTCGTCGAACCCCGGCGCGTCCCACCCGCGAGGGTACCTCCGCAAGTCCTTGTCCTCCGAGGCGTAAATGTTGGCCAGCGTCGTCGCGCTCTTGCTGGTCTTCCAGTCCGGCCCGGTCAAGATGGTCTcgcggccgccgtcctcgtaGAAGAGGTGCAGCTCGGCGAAGAAGCAGAGCTCGTTGCCGTAGCGGACGTACGTGTTGTCCTCGTACATCGGCCAGAAGAAGCGGTCGTCGCCCTGGTCACCGGCGTAGAAGCCGTTGCCCACGTGTGCCCCGACGACGTTCTCGCCCGCGCGCAGCGCGTCGCTCAGGTCGTAGGCGACGAACTGCACCGTGCGGTGATAGTTGGTCCAGCCCGGGTCGAGGACGTGGTTCGACGCCGGGCCCCCGTTGCAAAACAAGTTGAAGTGTCCCAGGCCCGaggcgaaggcgatggcTCGTGTGGGCTTTCGGTCGAGATGTATCGATTTGCGGAGGTAGAACGGCTTGTCGCTGCTGTCGCCGATCCAGACGCCCTTCCATCGGTTTGCTTCGTCCTCGAACCATGTGCGAAATATCAGACTCGTGTGAGGCATCTGTTTCGTATGAGAACCCGACAGCGTTAGCAAAGAGAACGGAGAAAGAGACAAAACAACCCCGGAGACGCACGTAAGTCTGGTTCATGCTgtacggcggcagcagcctgCTGGACCTCGGATACGCCGTGAAGAACTCGTTCACGCTGCTGGACGTGACGCGTCCGTCTTGGTCCCATACAGACACTTTCCAGAAGTGGAAGGACGCCGACTTGAAGCCGCCATCCGGCTTGCAGAGAATGTTACGCTGGGCATCGCTCTCGATCTTGCCAGAGTCCCAGACGATGTCCGAAGAGGATTCTCCGTGGAGCCCTTCAACGCTCAGGGAGATAACGACTCGATAAGCCGTCTGTGAAGCATGCTCGAGGTCCGAGTGGAGCGTCCAGTAGATGCGAATCTCGTCCACGTCGATTCCCAAAGTTTCATGGAAGGCATGGATGCCACAGCCTGTAACCTCCATCGCAAAGGTTCACAGGGGTGAAAAATACCGATGGCACGTTTCAATGGTCGGTTTCTTGGACACGAGTGAAGCGGGAGCGGTTGGTAGAGAGTCCTTATTGGCACCCAAACCTCCACGAGCGTGCCAAGTCTTCCTCAGAGGACGTCGGACAAGTTCCGTTTACTGAGCGATAAATATTTCAGACTGCCGAGGAGATCCCAGCGGACAGCAACCCATTAATGAAccgagatggccgagttCGGTACGTTGATCGCTCGAGAAGGTGGTTCTGCTGGGCATGGAACAGGCCACTAGAAGCTGTCATACCTGGTCCGTTAAGGCGCATTGCGTCCAGTCGGAGATTTCGGCCAGGGTTCGGAGGGATTCCGGCCTCCCGGTAGGCACCGAGTCCGAGAGGCTCGCTCAGCGGGAGTTTTGACGACTCTTCGCCGACACTAGAAGATCCGTTCCTATTACTCGGAATTCCCGGTGCGGAGACGGATGTCCCAACGCGGGTTTCCCGCCCGCGTCGCACACCTATCAAAGGCACATTCAGATCTCAGGATCCTCCACACAACCTTGATTTTAGCACTGATTTGAGCTGAGATTGAAAAAAAAGCTTAAATTCCAGCTTTGTGTTGTTTCCTCTCGTATCATTCTTGTTCAGTTCTTCGATTAAAGGAGACAACATCAGACCATCACCATTCCAtaaacaaccccccccccaataTTCTCATTCTTGCAGGCCCTATCCCAAAGTCCTCCGCTTACCGGGCTGCATCAGACCATACCTATGCAGAATTTGTAACGCGTCCCCTCGAGTGATTGCGACGGCAAATCGAGTCAAACGCGTATCATTCACCCCCTCTCGGTGATGTCGGGCCAAAGATGCACCTTGACCTGGGGTGCTCGTGGGGTCTGGAGCCCCCCCATATTCGGGGAACAGAAACAAGATGGAGAGGATCGGCCAGGATCAAAAAGAGACGCTGCCCCACTGCATGACACCTCGACTAGGTGATCTATTGGATGAACAGAGGATCTGTTCATCGGTGATGTACACGTACATGCACTACCATCTTACAGCCTGCTGCTGTTTTCTCATCGTTTCCTGGGCTCTATTTCAACtgttctctccctcttcatCTCGTTCTCAGCAATAAGATTGAGAGAATTGTAGTCCGAGCCATTCCTTCACCGGCAAAGACTGTGCCTCAACACGCAGCAATCATGGGTCAGCTAACGACGGTgttctcggccgtcttcctgGCCATAGGAGGTTTCCTCTTCGGCTATGACTCCGGCATCATCACCTCCACGATCGCTCTCCCCACATTCGAGGACTACTTCAGCCACCCGTCCGATACCGTGGCTGGCGGCATCGTGTCGGCCTTCCAAGGCGGTGCCATCCTCggcaccatcatcaacatgTTGTTTGCCAACAAGATGGGTCGTCGGCACACCATCTTCGTCGGGTCCGTCGTCTCGTGTCTCGGGTCGGCTCTGCAAGCCGGCGCAGTCAACATGGCCATGCTGATCATCGGGCGCTTCATCGGCGGTGTGGCCGTCGGAATGATCACCTCGACGATTCCGATGTACGCCTCGGAGTTGTCCGAAGCCAAATACCGCGGCACGCTGTCGGGTCTGCTGCAATGGATGTTGAGCTTGGGATTCCTCGTTGCCCAATGGCTGGGTTACGGATGCTCCTTTTCCAACACCCAGTTCTCCTGTAAGTCTACCATGGTCCTTGGAGCTTTGCCTCGTCCTACGCCTTGTCCCACTCTGCTACTCCTCTTTATTGTCTTATTTTCCATGGTCTAATCTGTGTGCAGGGCGCTTCCCCCTCGCTTTCCAGGCCGTTCCCGGTATCATCCTTGTCGCCGGTGTGTACTTCCTCCAAGAATCCCCTCGATGGCTCATGGAAAGAGACCGTCACGAAGATGCCCGTCGTTCCCTCGGCAAACTACGAAGCGGCCTGGGCGAAGAAATCATCGACCTTGAATTCCGCGAAATCCGCGacgtcatcctcgccgaccgCGCCCTTGGGGACATAACCTGGAAGTCCATCGTCACGAAGCCATCATGGCGCAAACGTCTTATTCTGGGCTGTGGCGTCCAGGCCCTGGGGCCTCTAAGCGGCATCAACGTCATCAACTACTACGGTCCCCGAATCTACGAGATCCTGGGCATCAACACCCAAACATCGCTCATGATCATCGGGATCAGTGGGGCCTTGTCCATCGTGTACTGCACTATTGGGCTGTGGCTCTTGGACCGCATCGGTCGTGTCAAGCCCCTGATCGTCTCTGCAGCCGGCATGAGCGCGGCCCTGTTGGTCAACGCTGTCCAGGCCCAGTACCTGAATGAAAACAACGCCAACCAGTTGCGGAGCATGGTGGCCATGAACTTCGTCTTCAGCTTGTTCTACACCCCTCTCGGCATCATCAGCTGGGTGTATCCCGCCGAGATTTTCCCTGTCGAAGTCAGAGCGCTTGGGAACGCAATCACCACCTTCACTAACTGGACCGTCAACCTCATCTTCGCCCAGATCTCCCCAGAGGCATTGACTGCCATTGGGTTCCGGTACTTTtacgtcttcttcgtcttcaacCTGGTCGGGATGCTGTGCTACATATTCTTCTACCCGGAGACCAAGGGACGGACTCTCGAGCAGATGGATGAGCTTTTCGGTGACCAGTTGGTACCCCACGCTATGCAGGACTCAGTCGGCGCTGCGGCGGCTGTGTCGAAGGATGAGAAGATGGTGGAGCAACTGGACCATGTCTAGATTCTTCATTGATAGAAACGGGTCGGGAACAATGATGTTTTGATCGTGCTGTAGAATTTCGAACCCTATTTGCTGAGGAGAACAGATTT
Protein-coding regions in this window:
- a CDS encoding Aldehyde dehydrogenase, with the translated sequence MSVFHPLPLLRLACKPASSKLLSARLPRYLFRDTLSALPRSSIAQRRRLFTSTPHRLRSNPIANMSDLSVELTAPNGVKYTQPTGLFINNEFVKSAKGDTIDSIDPATEEKIASVQAAEAEDIDKAVKAAHAALRHESWKGISATDRGAMMYKLADLIEQHKETLATIEAWDNGKTYNDALEGDLAECVTVIRYYAGWADKTYGQTISTIPQKFAYTIRQPIGVVAQVIPWNYPLSMATWKLGPALACGNTVVLKAAEQTPLSILFLGTLVQQAGFPPGVVNFVNGYGRVAGGALVGHPLVDKVAFTGSTATARAIMGEAAKTLKNITLETGGKSPLLVFGDADLEQAVKWSHMGIMSNQGQICTATSRILVQESVYDDFVPRFLETLRTVSKVGSQWDKDTYQGPQVSKVQYERVLEYIDIGKKEGATLAAGGEPLNIGGKGKGFFVAPTVFTNVTTKMRVWGEEIFGPVVVIASFKTEEDAVALANDSQYGLGAAVFTQNVERAHRVASDIESGMVWINSTQDSDPRVPFGGVKQSGIGRELGEAGLEAYSQIKAVHVNMGTRL
- a CDS encoding Hexose carrier protein → MGQLTTVFSAVFLAIGGFLFGYDSGIITSTIALPTFEDYFSHPSDTVAGGIVSAFQGGAILGTIINMLFANKMGRRHTIFVGSVVSCLGSALQAGAVNMAMLIIGRFIGGVAVGMITSTIPMYASELSEAKYRGTLSGLLQWMLSLGFLVAQWLGYGCSFSNTQFSWRFPLAFQAVPGIILVAGVYFLQESPRWLMERDRHEDARRSLGKLRSGLGEEIIDLEFREIRDVILADRALGDITWKSIVTKPSWRKRLILGCGVQALGPLSGINVINYYGPRIYEILGINTQTSLMIIGISGALSIVYCTIGLWLLDRIGRVKPLIVSAAGMSAALLVNAVQAQYLNENNANQLRSMVAMNFVFSLFYTPLGIISWVYPAEIFPVEVRALGNAITTFTNWTVNLIFAQISPEALTAIGFRYFYVFFVFNLVGMLCYIFFYPETKGRTLEQMDELFGDQLVPHAMQDSVGAAAAVSKDEKMVEQLDHV